One segment of Streptomyces bathyalis DNA contains the following:
- the thrC gene encoding threonine synthase, producing the protein METAAPATSRQWRGIIEEYRDRLPVGPETTPVSLREGGTPLVPAQLLSELTGCDVHLKVEGANPTGSFKDRGMTMAITRAKEEGAQAVICASTGNTSASAAAYAVRAGMVCAVLVPQGKIALGKMGQALVHGAKILQVDGNFDDCLTLARGLSEKYPVALVNSVNPDRIEGQKTAAFEIVDMLGDAPDIHVLPVGNAGNITAYWRGYDEYRTDGPATRAPRMWGFQASGAAPIVRGEPVKDPSTIATAIRIGNPASWELAERARDESGGFIDSVTDRQILRAYKLLSSREGVFVEPASSASVAGLLQAAEQGKLEPGQRVVCTVTGNGLKDPDWAVAGAPPPVTVPIDADAAAERLGLA; encoded by the coding sequence ATGGAAACCGCAGCACCTGCCACCTCCCGTCAGTGGCGCGGCATCATCGAGGAGTACCGCGACCGGTTGCCTGTGGGCCCGGAGACCACTCCCGTCAGCCTCCGCGAGGGCGGCACGCCGCTCGTACCGGCACAGCTGCTCTCCGAACTCACGGGCTGCGACGTCCACTTGAAGGTCGAGGGGGCCAACCCGACCGGTTCCTTCAAGGATCGCGGCATGACGATGGCGATCACGCGGGCCAAGGAGGAAGGGGCGCAGGCCGTCATCTGCGCGTCAACGGGGAACACTTCGGCATCTGCGGCCGCCTACGCCGTGCGTGCGGGGATGGTCTGCGCCGTCCTCGTGCCGCAGGGGAAGATCGCGCTGGGCAAGATGGGCCAGGCGCTGGTGCACGGCGCCAAGATCCTCCAGGTGGACGGCAATTTCGACGACTGCCTCACTCTCGCGCGCGGCCTGTCGGAGAAGTACCCGGTGGCTCTCGTCAATTCGGTCAATCCCGATCGCATCGAGGGGCAGAAGACCGCCGCCTTCGAGATCGTCGACATGCTCGGGGACGCCCCCGACATCCACGTCCTCCCCGTCGGCAACGCGGGCAACATCACGGCCTACTGGCGGGGTTACGACGAGTACCGCACGGACGGTCCCGCGACGCGTGCGCCGCGCATGTGGGGCTTCCAGGCGTCCGGTGCCGCGCCCATCGTGCGCGGTGAGCCCGTGAAGGACCCGAGCACCATCGCCACCGCGATCCGGATCGGAAACCCGGCGTCCTGGGAGCTCGCGGAGCGCGCGCGGGACGAGTCGGGCGGCTTCATCGACTCCGTGACGGACCGTCAGATCCTGCGCGCCTACAAGCTGTTGTCCTCCCGCGAGGGTGTCTTCGTCGAGCCGGCGTCCTCCGCGTCGGTCGCCGGACTGCTGCAGGCCGCCGAGCAGGGCAAGCTGGAACCGGGGCAGCGCGTGGTGTGCACGGTCACGGGCAACGGCCTCAAGGACCCCGACTGGGCGGTCGCGGGCGCGCCCCCGCCCGTGACGGTGCCGATCGACGCGGACGCTGCGGCGGAACGCCTGGGCCTTGCTTGA
- a CDS encoding DALR anticodon-binding domain-containing protein, with protein sequence MTPAQLSRTVLRAVHRAVADGELGAARGGTELPQRVTVESPPRRGVGDYAVSVAFGLAGPAAMTPYDVARVLRAGLLREDGIHAVEIAGGGFLNVTLDARARARLVAELSRPSRRSTAAGDAEPRTEPQPKTGLGARTPTPVDGHPVTDTPAADIARWSAATGDAPAALAVRTAQASPLFRVQYAHARARAFSRNACELGFRGDPEAAVDAATGAGSAYGPSGDALLALLADHRRVSEQLDPARHARHLVAVGEAFFDFHDQNPPLPRGDEKPGAAHRARLALVEATGTVLAGGLTQLGVSAPAHL encoded by the coding sequence GTGACACCCGCCCAGCTCTCCCGCACCGTGCTGCGAGCAGTGCATCGTGCCGTGGCCGACGGCGAGCTGGGTGCGGCACGAGGAGGCACCGAGCTGCCGCAGCGGGTGACGGTGGAGTCGCCGCCGCGGCGGGGAGTCGGGGACTACGCGGTCAGCGTGGCCTTCGGGCTCGCCGGCCCGGCGGCCATGACGCCTTACGACGTGGCACGGGTGCTACGCGCCGGGCTGCTTCGTGAGGACGGGATCCACGCGGTGGAGATCGCCGGAGGCGGGTTCCTCAACGTCACGCTCGACGCGCGGGCACGGGCACGGCTGGTGGCGGAGCTGTCGCGTCCGTCCCGTCGGTCCACTGCCGCAGGCGACGCGGAGCCCCGCACCGAGCCCCAGCCCAAGACCGGGCTCGGGGCCCGCACCCCCACCCCGGTCGATGGCCACCCCGTGACCGACACCCCCGCCGCCGACATCGCGCGCTGGAGCGCCGCGACCGGCGACGCCCCGGCCGCACTCGCCGTACGCACGGCACAGGCCAGTCCCCTCTTCCGCGTGCAGTACGCACACGCGAGGGCCCGGGCCTTCTCGCGCAACGCGTGCGAGCTGGGCTTCCGAGGCGACCCGGAAGCCGCTGTGGATGCCGCCACGGGGGCCGGCTCCGCCTACGGGCCCAGTGGCGACGCGCTGCTGGCGCTGCTCGCGGACCACCGCCGCGTCAGCGAGCAGCTGGACCCCGCGCGGCACGCCCGTCATCTCGTCGCCGTGGGCGAGGCCTTCTTCGACTTCCACGACCAGAACCCGCCCCTGCCCCGTGGCGACGAGAAACCCGGGGCCGCCCACCGCGCCCGGCTGGCTCTCGTCGAAGCCACCGGGACGGTGCTGGCAGGCGGCCTGACCCAGCTCGGCGTCAGCGCACCCGCGCATCTGTGA
- a CDS encoding homoserine dehydrogenase — MRTRPLKVALLGCGVVGSEVARIMTTHADDLAARIGAPVELAGVAVRRPDRVREGVDPALVTTDAAALARREDIDVVIEVIGGIEPARKLITSAFEHGASVVTANKALLAEDGPTLHEAAEKHGNDLYYEAAVAAAIPLVRPLRESLAGDKVNRILGIVNGTTNFILDRMDSTGAGYGEALDEATALGYAEADPTADVEGFDAAAKAAILAGIAFHTRVRLDDVHREGLTEITAADIASAKRMGCTVKLLAICERAADGRSVTARVHPAMIPLSHPLANVREAYNAVFVESDAAGQLMFYGPGAGGAPTASAVLGDLVAACRNKLNGSRGPGESAYAQLPVSPMGEVVTRYHISLDVADKPGVLAQVATTFAEHGVSIDTVRQQGKDGDAWLVVVTHSAPDAALSSTVEALRGLDTVRGVASIMRVEGE, encoded by the coding sequence ATGCGTACGCGTCCGCTGAAAGTGGCGCTGCTGGGCTGTGGAGTGGTCGGCTCAGAGGTGGCACGCATCATGACGACGCACGCGGACGACCTCGCCGCCCGTATCGGCGCCCCCGTGGAGCTCGCCGGCGTCGCCGTCCGCCGCCCCGACCGCGTACGGGAGGGCGTCGATCCGGCGCTGGTGACCACCGACGCCGCGGCTCTGGCCCGCCGCGAGGACATCGACGTCGTCATCGAGGTCATCGGCGGCATCGAGCCGGCGCGCAAGCTCATCACCTCCGCGTTCGAGCACGGCGCGAGCGTCGTGACAGCCAACAAGGCGCTGCTCGCGGAGGACGGCCCCACGCTCCACGAGGCCGCGGAGAAACACGGCAACGACCTCTACTACGAGGCGGCCGTGGCGGCCGCGATCCCGCTGGTCAGGCCGCTGCGGGAATCACTCGCCGGCGACAAGGTCAACCGCATCCTCGGCATCGTCAACGGCACCACGAACTTCATCCTCGACCGGATGGACTCCACCGGCGCCGGATACGGGGAGGCCCTCGACGAGGCCACCGCGCTCGGCTACGCCGAGGCCGACCCGACCGCCGACGTCGAGGGCTTCGACGCCGCTGCCAAGGCCGCCATCCTCGCCGGCATCGCCTTCCACACCCGGGTCCGCCTGGACGACGTCCACCGCGAGGGCCTGACCGAGATCACCGCCGCGGACATCGCCTCCGCGAAGCGCATGGGCTGCACGGTCAAGCTGCTGGCCATCTGCGAACGGGCCGCCGACGGCCGGTCCGTCACGGCACGCGTGCACCCGGCGATGATCCCGCTCAGCCATCCGCTGGCCAACGTGCGCGAGGCGTACAACGCCGTCTTCGTCGAGTCGGACGCGGCCGGCCAGCTGATGTTCTACGGGCCCGGCGCGGGCGGCGCCCCCACGGCCTCCGCGGTGCTGGGCGACCTGGTGGCCGCCTGCCGCAACAAGCTCAACGGATCGAGGGGGCCCGGCGAATCGGCTTACGCGCAGCTGCCGGTCTCGCCGATGGGCGAGGTCGTCACGCGGTACCACATCAGCCTCGACGTGGCCGACAAACCCGGCGTCCTCGCGCAGGTCGCCACCACTTTCGCGGAGCACGGCGTCTCCATCGACACCGTCCGCCAGCAGGGCAAGGACGGCGACGCATGGCTCGTCGTCGTCACCCACAGCGCGCCCGACGCGGCGCTGAGCTCGACCGTCGAGGCGCTGCGCGGCCTCGACACCGTGCGCGGCGTCGCCAGCATCATGCGGGTCGAGGGCGAATGA
- a CDS encoding tyrosine-type recombinase/integrase — protein sequence MKSYKVSVWKLSTNRSAKKPTYLARWSVDGQPFHETYKTKALADRFRAKLLRAVDKGEPFDTVTGLPDSLRSGKAALSLLELAVKYVDHRWPTSSAKQRDSMTDALAVAVPALTKAVRGRPEPAVLRRALRSYLLPTPWRTRERPEEIEAAVRWLERASLPVAELTDIARVHALVDVLGRKLDGKPAANQTYRRRRAATYNALEYAVELELLAANPLDKVRRKRGQQPVQEVDNRVVVNPRQARELLTAATYVGGWERASGRRLRAFFGCLYYAATRPGEALGLRRSDCDLPETGWGRITVEETRPSAGKSWTDSGEAHDRRGLKQRSPGEVRIVPIPPPLVRMLREHVEEFGTAKDGRIFASERGNVVASSSYYRVWRQTRELGLQPDQVGTVLAAKPYDLRHACVSQWLNSGVPAPEVARRAGHSVEVLLKIYAKCIDGQEAEMNERIMQGLGEDENE from the coding sequence ATGAAGTCGTACAAGGTCTCCGTCTGGAAGCTCAGCACGAACCGTTCCGCGAAGAAGCCCACGTACTTGGCCCGTTGGTCCGTGGACGGCCAGCCATTTCACGAGACGTACAAGACGAAGGCGCTCGCGGACCGCTTCCGCGCCAAGCTCCTTCGGGCCGTCGACAAGGGCGAACCCTTCGACACGGTGACGGGCCTGCCCGATTCGCTGCGCAGCGGCAAGGCGGCGCTGAGTCTGCTGGAGCTTGCGGTGAAGTATGTGGATCACCGGTGGCCCACCTCGTCGGCGAAGCAGCGCGACAGCATGACCGATGCCCTGGCGGTTGCCGTTCCGGCCTTGACCAAAGCAGTTCGGGGTCGACCTGAGCCAGCGGTGCTTCGCCGGGCGCTTCGCTCCTACCTCCTGCCCACCCCGTGGCGTACACGGGAGAGGCCGGAGGAGATCGAGGCGGCTGTTCGCTGGCTGGAGCGGGCGTCCTTGCCTGTTGCTGAGCTGACGGACATAGCTCGTGTTCATGCGCTCGTGGATGTCCTGGGTCGGAAGCTCGACGGGAAGCCGGCGGCCAACCAGACGTACCGGCGTCGTCGTGCGGCTACATACAACGCGCTCGAATACGCGGTAGAGCTGGAGCTGTTGGCGGCCAACCCGCTCGACAAGGTTCGGCGGAAGCGTGGTCAGCAACCCGTGCAGGAGGTCGACAACCGCGTTGTGGTCAATCCCCGACAGGCTCGGGAATTGCTCACCGCGGCGACGTACGTCGGTGGCTGGGAGCGCGCTTCCGGTCGTCGGCTGCGGGCGTTCTTCGGGTGCCTGTACTACGCGGCCACGCGTCCCGGTGAAGCCCTTGGTCTCCGACGTAGTGACTGTGACCTGCCGGAAACGGGGTGGGGGCGCATCACAGTGGAGGAGACCCGGCCTTCTGCCGGGAAGTCCTGGACTGATTCAGGTGAGGCGCACGATCGGCGCGGACTCAAGCAGCGCAGCCCGGGTGAGGTCCGTATCGTGCCGATCCCGCCGCCCCTGGTGCGCATGTTGCGTGAGCACGTGGAGGAGTTCGGTACGGCTAAGGACGGCCGGATTTTCGCGAGCGAGCGAGGCAACGTCGTCGCGTCCTCGTCGTACTACCGCGTCTGGCGACAGACCCGAGAACTGGGGCTCCAGCCGGACCAGGTCGGCACGGTGCTCGCGGCGAAGCCCTACGACCTGCGGCACGCTTGCGTGTCCCAGTGGCTCAACTCAGGTGTGCCAGCGCCGGAGGTCGCCCGGCGAGCAGGTCACTCGGTGGAGGTCTTGCTCAAGATCTACGCCAAGTGCATCGACGGCCAGGAAGCGGAAATGAACGAGCGAATCATGCAGGGCCTCGGAGAAGACGAGAACGAGTAG
- a CDS encoding FtsK/SpoIIIE domain-containing protein, giving the protein MAGCGLAVSRRAALTVVSGLVGNGAPPPQPRVPRRGLVLPTRDGFRLLIRMLPGQVPEDFVKAAPAMAHDWEVHAVRVSTWRPGVVRVLASATDPLKEPRAPRYRTPGRLLRVTVGVLETGAQWVMDLRQVPHWLIVGATRSGKSTLINALVAGLSRQRVALVGIDCKGGMELSLYGPRLSALATNRGQAVKLLRALVDLTLDRMTVCREARVRNVWGLSEKERPVPVVVIVDELAELFLVASRGEKDEAQAAATALIRLAQLGAALGVFLVVAGQRVGSDLGPGVTALRAQLGGRICHRVADPGTAEMALGDLNPDALHAAQSITPEQAGTAVLASADGWDRARSHLVSETEAEAIAAECAHLTPYVPELAEAIGAAPVGPSLHIERLDSDE; this is encoded by the coding sequence ATGGCCGGATGCGGCCTGGCAGTCAGCCGTAGGGCCGCGCTGACGGTGGTCTCCGGCCTCGTCGGCAATGGTGCTCCGCCGCCTCAACCGCGCGTACCGCGACGGGGGTTGGTGCTTCCCACGCGCGACGGCTTCCGTCTCCTCATACGAATGCTGCCCGGTCAGGTGCCGGAGGACTTCGTCAAGGCGGCTCCGGCGATGGCACATGACTGGGAGGTTCATGCGGTCCGGGTGAGCACTTGGAGGCCTGGCGTTGTGCGGGTCCTCGCCTCGGCCACGGACCCATTGAAGGAGCCGCGCGCACCGCGATACCGGACGCCTGGTCGTCTGCTCCGCGTCACCGTGGGCGTGCTGGAGACCGGTGCTCAGTGGGTCATGGATCTCCGGCAGGTCCCGCACTGGCTGATCGTGGGTGCGACCCGTTCTGGCAAGTCGACGCTTATCAATGCCCTGGTTGCGGGTCTTTCACGACAACGCGTGGCGCTGGTCGGGATCGACTGCAAGGGCGGGATGGAGCTTTCGCTCTACGGCCCGCGGCTGTCGGCACTGGCGACCAACCGCGGGCAGGCAGTGAAGCTGCTGCGTGCACTGGTGGACCTGACCTTGGACCGGATGACGGTCTGCCGCGAAGCACGCGTACGGAACGTGTGGGGGCTGTCGGAGAAGGAGCGTCCGGTCCCGGTCGTCGTCATCGTCGACGAGCTGGCGGAGCTGTTCCTCGTCGCCAGTCGGGGCGAGAAGGACGAAGCGCAGGCAGCGGCAACAGCGCTCATCCGGCTCGCTCAACTTGGCGCCGCACTGGGGGTGTTCCTCGTCGTGGCGGGGCAACGGGTCGGCTCCGATCTCGGACCCGGCGTGACAGCGCTCAGGGCCCAACTCGGCGGCCGGATATGTCACCGCGTGGCCGACCCGGGCACGGCGGAGATGGCCCTCGGCGACCTCAACCCGGACGCCTTGCATGCGGCTCAGTCCATAACGCCGGAGCAGGCCGGAACGGCAGTCCTCGCCTCGGCGGACGGATGGGACCGCGCTCGATCCCACCTGGTGTCGGAGACGGAGGCAGAAGCCATCGCGGCCGAGTGCGCTCACCTGACGCCGTACGTACCCGAGTTGGCGGAAGCCATCGGCGCTGCCCCGGTTGGTCCGTCCCTGCACATCGAACGACTCGACAGCGACGAATGA
- a CDS encoding helix-turn-helix transcriptional regulator: MAHSRSQLLTVREVLDELGGVSRRTFYRWRELRIAPRCIRLPNGELRVRRDALEDWLQDRAEGAV, translated from the coding sequence ATGGCACATAGCCGAAGCCAACTTCTCACGGTCCGAGAGGTCTTGGACGAGCTGGGCGGAGTATCACGGCGCACCTTCTACCGCTGGCGTGAACTGCGTATCGCTCCCCGATGCATACGGCTGCCCAACGGCGAACTTCGTGTCCGGCGCGATGCGCTGGAGGACTGGCTCCAGGACAGGGCGGAGGGGGCCGTATGA
- the thrB gene encoding homoserine kinase — protein MAGPAFRAAAVRVRVPATSANLGPGYDALGLALGLYDDVVVRVADSGLHVDIAGEGAETLPRDEDHLLVRSLRTAFDLLGGQPRGLEVVCANRIPHGRGLGSSSAAICAGIVAARAVTTGGEARLHDAAMLELATEIEGHPDNVAACLLGGFTLAWMDAGAARAIRMEPAESVVPVVFVPANPVLTETARGLLPRHVPHVDAAFNTGRAALLVEALTRRPDLLLPATEDRLHQEYRAPAMRESVELVNRLRSDGVPAVVSGAGPTVLALPEGHGAADKVAQLAGEQWTANRLSLDSAGASVLPLKADGADRGAAQ, from the coding sequence ATGGCCGGCCCCGCGTTCCGCGCCGCAGCTGTCCGCGTGCGCGTTCCCGCCACCAGCGCCAACCTCGGCCCCGGTTACGACGCCCTGGGCCTCGCGCTGGGCCTCTACGACGACGTCGTCGTCCGCGTCGCCGACTCCGGCCTGCACGTCGACATCGCGGGGGAGGGCGCCGAGACGCTGCCGCGCGACGAGGACCACCTGCTCGTGCGGTCCCTGCGCACCGCGTTCGACCTGCTCGGCGGGCAGCCGCGCGGCCTGGAGGTCGTCTGCGCCAACCGCATCCCGCACGGACGGGGTCTCGGCTCGTCCTCCGCGGCCATCTGCGCCGGCATCGTCGCCGCACGCGCGGTCACCACGGGCGGCGAGGCCAGGCTCCACGACGCCGCGATGCTGGAGCTGGCAACCGAGATCGAGGGTCATCCGGACAACGTCGCGGCCTGTCTGCTGGGCGGTTTCACGCTCGCCTGGATGGACGCCGGCGCCGCGCGGGCGATCCGGATGGAGCCCGCGGAGTCCGTCGTGCCGGTGGTCTTCGTACCCGCGAATCCGGTGCTGACGGAGACGGCGCGCGGGCTGTTGCCCCGTCATGTCCCGCATGTGGACGCGGCGTTCAACACGGGGCGCGCCGCACTGCTCGTGGAGGCGCTGACCAGGCGTCCCGATCTGCTGCTGCCGGCCACCGAGGACCGGCTGCATCAGGAGTACCGCGCACCGGCGATGAGGGAGAGCGTGGAATTGGTGAACCGGCTGCGGTCGGACGGCGTCCCAGCTGTTGTCTCGGGTGCGGGCCCCACGGTGCTCGCACTGCCCGAGGGCCACGGTGCCGCCGACAAGGTGGCGCAGCTCGCTGGAGAGCAGTGGACGGCGAACAGGCTGAGCCTTGATTCCGCGGGAGCCAGCGTCCTGCCGCTGAAGGCGGACGGTGCCGACCGCGGCGCAGCTCAGTGA
- the lysA gene encoding diaminopimelate decarboxylase, with translation MSRSAHPAGPRHADVLPEGGHYVAPPTDLNVLDARVWPKTATRTPTGSVAVGGLDVKDLAEEFGTPLYVLDEADFRSRCRAWRDAFGEDADVFYAGKAFLSRAVVRWLTEEGLNLDVCSGGELSVALAAGMPPERIALHGNNKSSAEIEQAVQAGVGRIVLDSFQEIARVAHIADRLGRRQPVQIRVTVGVEAHTHEFIATAHEDQKFGLALAGDTYPRSAGGNPTQPGAPGGQAAEAVRRVLKLDSLELVGIHSHIGSQIFDTSGFEVAAHRVVGLLADIRDEHGVELPEIDLGGGLGIAYTPEDDPSEPHEIAVSLRKIVERECRGAGLSVPRLSVEPGRAVVGPSACTVYETGTVKELPGLRTYVSVDGGMSDNVRTALYDAEYSISLVSRSSDAEPMLSRVVGKHCESGDIVVRDAFLPADLSPGDLLAVPATGAYCRSMASNYNHALRPPVVAVRDGEARVIVRRETEEDLLRLDVG, from the coding sequence ATGAGCCGCTCCGCGCACCCCGCAGGGCCCCGGCACGCCGATGTGCTCCCGGAGGGCGGGCACTACGTCGCGCCCCCGACGGACCTCAACGTGCTCGACGCCCGTGTCTGGCCGAAGACCGCCACCCGCACGCCGACCGGTTCGGTCGCGGTCGGCGGCCTCGATGTGAAGGATCTGGCGGAGGAGTTCGGCACTCCGCTCTACGTGCTCGATGAGGCCGACTTCCGGTCCCGCTGCCGTGCATGGCGGGACGCCTTCGGCGAGGACGCCGACGTCTTCTACGCCGGCAAGGCCTTCCTCTCCCGCGCCGTCGTGCGCTGGCTGACGGAGGAGGGGCTCAACCTCGACGTGTGCTCAGGCGGCGAACTCTCCGTCGCCCTCGCTGCGGGGATGCCGCCCGAGCGGATCGCGCTGCACGGCAACAACAAGTCGTCGGCGGAGATCGAGCAGGCAGTCCAGGCGGGCGTCGGGCGGATCGTGCTGGACTCCTTCCAGGAGATCGCCCGCGTCGCGCACATCGCCGACAGGCTGGGGCGGCGCCAGCCCGTCCAGATCCGGGTCACGGTCGGCGTCGAGGCGCACACGCACGAGTTCATCGCGACGGCCCACGAGGACCAGAAGTTCGGGCTCGCCCTCGCCGGGGACACCTATCCGCGCTCGGCCGGCGGGAATCCCACCCAGCCCGGGGCCCCGGGAGGGCAGGCCGCGGAGGCCGTGCGGCGCGTGCTGAAGCTGGACAGCCTGGAACTCGTCGGCATCCACTCCCACATCGGTTCGCAGATCTTCGACACCTCGGGATTCGAGGTGGCCGCACACCGCGTCGTCGGTCTGCTCGCCGACATCCGCGACGAGCACGGCGTGGAGCTTCCCGAGATCGATCTCGGGGGCGGCCTCGGCATCGCGTACACGCCCGAGGACGACCCCAGCGAGCCGCACGAGATCGCCGTCTCGCTCCGTAAGATCGTCGAGCGCGAGTGCCGCGGCGCGGGGCTCTCGGTGCCGCGCCTGTCGGTCGAGCCGGGCCGGGCGGTCGTCGGACCCTCGGCCTGCACCGTGTACGAGACGGGCACCGTCAAGGAGCTGCCGGGCCTGCGTACGTACGTGAGCGTGGACGGCGGCATGTCCGACAACGTCCGCACGGCGCTGTACGACGCCGAGTACAGCATCTCGCTCGTCTCGCGGTCCTCGGACGCCGAACCGATGCTCTCCAGGGTCGTCGGCAAGCACTGCGAGAGCGGCGACATCGTCGTGCGCGACGCGTTCCTGCCGGCCGACCTCTCCCCGGGCGATCTGCTGGCCGTCCCGGCGACGGGCGCGTACTGCAGGTCCATGGCGAGCAACTACAACCACGCGCTGCGGCCCCCGGTGGTCGCGGTACGGGACGGGGAGGCGCGTGTGATCGTCCGGCGGGAGACGGAGGAGGATCTCCTGCGACTGGATGTCGGTTAG
- a CDS encoding GntR family transcriptional regulator, translated as MPTKKRSEQEQQPKYRAIADYLREGILNGTFPEGRPVPSEDKLAELFKVTRPTVRQGIAELRASGLVEVMAGRGAFVRSLHSRPSLTRPRGVRRTAEGQYVDADGISWTDAEPPTATRTDAPLALAELLRIPPGEPMFTYDVLQTADAGRLRQLHRTYVPFSVLAGTKYEETAPPPAPALYAALAGLGHELTFAEHVRTRMPLPDQAKALHLGEGMPVFQLLRVATGNNSRPLALEELHLPGSDLDLVYDLRP; from the coding sequence ATGCCGACCAAGAAGCGCAGCGAGCAGGAGCAACAGCCCAAGTACCGCGCGATTGCGGACTACTTGCGCGAGGGCATCCTCAACGGCACGTTCCCGGAGGGCCGCCCTGTCCCCTCGGAGGACAAGCTCGCGGAGCTGTTCAAGGTCACGCGGCCGACCGTGCGGCAAGGCATCGCGGAGCTCCGAGCATCAGGCCTAGTCGAAGTCATGGCGGGACGAGGCGCATTCGTCAGGTCGCTGCACAGCCGGCCGAGCCTCACGCGTCCACGCGGAGTGCGCCGCACCGCCGAGGGACAGTACGTCGACGCCGACGGCATCAGCTGGACGGACGCCGAGCCGCCGACCGCGACCCGCACAGACGCCCCACTCGCACTCGCCGAACTGCTGCGCATCCCGCCGGGCGAGCCGATGTTCACGTATGACGTGTTGCAGACCGCCGACGCCGGCCGCCTGCGCCAACTCCACCGCACCTACGTGCCGTTCTCGGTACTGGCAGGAACCAAGTACGAGGAGACGGCACCGCCCCCAGCCCCTGCGCTCTACGCCGCCTTGGCCGGGCTGGGGCACGAACTCACCTTCGCTGAGCACGTACGAACGCGGATGCCCCTACCGGATCAGGCGAAGGCGCTCCACCTTGGCGAAGGAATGCCGGTCTTCCAGCTCCTCCGCGTCGCGACCGGCAACAACAGCCGACCTCTCGCCCTTGAAGAACTCCACTTGCCAGGCAGCGACTTGGACCTGGTCTACGACTTGCGGCCCTGA
- a CDS encoding response regulator produces the protein MSGRVLVVDDDRVIRQLIRVNLELEGFEVVTAADGLECLDVVHGVRPDLVTLDVAMPRLDGLRTAERLRSDPRTRHIPVAIVSGRTPIDAEDGHEPPVDALLAKPFEPSELVRMVRQLTQRPDSDEGRPGDPDEQEPAGWPARR, from the coding sequence ATGTCCGGCCGGGTCCTTGTCGTGGACGATGACAGGGTCATCCGGCAGCTGATCAGGGTCAATCTCGAGCTGGAAGGCTTCGAGGTGGTGACCGCTGCCGACGGCCTCGAGTGCCTGGACGTCGTGCACGGTGTGAGGCCGGATCTCGTCACGCTCGACGTCGCGATGCCCCGCCTCGACGGCCTGCGTACCGCCGAGCGTCTGCGTTCCGATCCCCGTACGCGCCACATCCCGGTCGCGATCGTCAGCGGTCGCACGCCCATCGATGCCGAGGACGGTCACGAGCCTCCCGTCGACGCCTTGCTGGCGAAGCCCTTCGAGCCGTCCGAACTCGTGCGGATGGTGCGGCAGTTGACTCAGCGCCCTGACAGCGACGAAGGGCGGCCCGGCGACCCGGACGAACAGGAGCCGGCCGGATGGCCGGCTCGCCGCTGA